In the genome of Brachypodium distachyon strain Bd21 chromosome 3, Brachypodium_distachyon_v3.0, whole genome shotgun sequence, the window AATGACAAAGGAAACTCAGCCAAGTTTTGAGTTTTCTATTTGTATCTGTTTGAAGCAGACAAACACACAATCTTTCAGCATCGAATCCAGTCAAGTCAGCTCAGCTTGTCAGGATTTTGAGGTAAAACTCATGTTAGGATCTTGAGGTAAAAAAACTGTATGAGATGCTTCGAAAGTATAaactcatgttttttttagggaaagtaTAAACTCATGTTAGGAGTAATAGCTTATTAGGATTTGCTTGACAGTTTCTGAAACCAAAGAGATCAAAGCAAAGATCTGTATTTATTACATCTGCCGGGGGTTTACCCTCATTCATGTATTTTGAGGCAAAACTCGTGCCAAGAGTTTTTTGACAATGTAAGGCAATCTTTGTTGATCAGAAATCATAGTTACATCTTTAAGCAAGATAGGTACTCCAAAAGATTGCTAGGAGGGGTATCAAAGCAAAAACTCTGATCTTGATGCGCCATGGCAGCTAGTTCATCTGCCACTTCATTGGCCTCTCTCGGGCAGTGCTCAAAGACAATCTTTGTAAAGCGTGGGGCTGGTGACACAATTTCGCAGAAAATGCATGATGAAGTGATGGAAGAATTCGCTATCCGGGGATTCAATCTGTAGGTCCCGGATCGGTGAAGAACATCCAGTTTCTTGATTAGGCGATTCAAACGCCTCCGGAGAATGAGCATCTGTGACCGACGGTGCCAGAGCAGTGATTTTGTTGGAGATGGGCTCTCATGGGCCTAGGCGCGCAACTTGGACGAGGAAAAATTCATCGTGGGCCGAGGCGCAACCGTTTTGGACCCGGAGCGACGAACCCAATAAGGTCCTTGAGTCGGAAATACGGGCCCCAAACCCTGTTGGGTTCGATTTGTGTTTGTCGTGCAATATATGCGGGGGCTTATTGCTCCcgtgctgtcaaaaaaaagagggttttcgctcaaaaaaaagtcaaaaaaaagaggggaaaagaaaaacttagATCTCGAGAGGGGCAACAATGGCGAGCTCGTCCGAGGCAAACAAGTCCCCCAACCCCAAGGAGGAagagccggcgccggcggagccggagaagaagaagaagatgcggAGGTTCACCCAGCGGCAGATCGACTACTTCATCGAGAGCGGGGAGCCGTGGCAAACACCCGAGGACAACAACCCTTCCATCATGGAGAACCTGACGGAGGAAGACCGGGCCAGGTACACGCAGGAGTTCATGGATCGcctggcggcggtggacgcGGACCGCCAGCAGAGGAAGGCCAGGATGCTCGCGCTGGAGGAGATGCTCCGCGAGGAGCGGCAGGGTGTCCTGGACCAGTACTACGCCAAGGGGTACGCCGAGTACGAGGtcgatgaagatgatgacgaggaggaggaggaggaggaggaggaggaagagccgGCGGTTCCGAGGGCTTTGCGTCCTGGCCGGAGAAGGTTCCGGCGAGGCCTCGTGAGGCGGGCAGGAGGAACAAGCAAGAGGCTCAATTGAAGAAGTATAAATTGTCATCAGTCAGATTGTCTTCTAAGTATGTATCCTCCATCCAACTTGAGATTATCCCCCAAATAATAATATATTCCTCTTtgaacaaaggatgtctcaattttgactaaatttgaattcatctatacattaagtcatgtttaaatacattcaaattttgacaaacttgagacatcttttgttggacggagggagtactagcaaagacccgtgcgttgctacggaacaacgaaAAATTGCATCAAAACGTCAAATCAAATGTTGATGCGTTTCATGggcacatatgtatataacgatcattatgtttattttctagGGTATACCCTGATCTATTTCTCTTTTGCACATGTCTTGTTCTATATCTCGTGTAAAAAGAAAGTGACACATGCTCAACTCTTTTATTCTCTACCTCCGAGTTATCACTGTTCTCACATACACCACACTTGAAAAGTCATGCGTGAGCGTTTTTTAACATTTCTGCTGAATTCATGAAGTGATTCTCAATATAATCATGAATAATGAAGAACATGTAGCAATGATAACGTTTATCACTTCCATCCGTCCAAGCTGCTCGACCTCTTGTGTGGTGATGATTTAAACAGCAAGCATCGGTATATCGATCAAGACAGAAAATAGCAGCAGCCATCATATAAAGCAAGCGTCAGTATAAAGCAGACTTCCTGCTCTCCTATATACTAATGTCTCCctactttatttctcaaatcacTTCTCCCAATTTCTCTCGCTCTCATCTGTCTATTATCTCCATCCACcctgagtgcaaactcctcctctccctgtcCCGAATATTCCGTGGCCGCCCGCTTGTGCGCACCGCCTTCGCGCATAGATTCCCGCTGCCCGTCCGCTCCCGTGCGCCGCCTGCTCCCACTTGCCAcataaaacaacaaaacatcaaGCATCGGTATATCGATCAAAACAGCAAGCAACAGCCGCCATCACATTAAGCAAGCGGCAGTATAAAATTTTGCTTAATGGATCCTTACCATGTTCTCTTATTGCTCCTAATCCgtactttatttctcaaatcgCTTCTcccaatctctctctctctctctctctctctctctgactaTCATCTCCATCCACTctgagtgcaaactcctcctctcctcgtccCGATTCATCGCACCGCCCTGCACGGCCGCCCGCTTGTGCGCACCGCCTTCGCCCGTCCcctcccgcgcgccgcctaCTCCCACTTGCCGCCTGGTACGCCTGTGCGCCGCTCACCTGTGCCCTTTCGCAATCTTGTCCGCCTAttcgccgcgcccgcgcacCGCTCACGCATCGCGTCCAGCCACTGGTCGCCGCGCGCCACTGCCCGTCGGGAGGGCCACCGTTGGCTCGCGCCGACGCGGTCCCTACTTCATTGCGtgaggccaccgccatcccggccTCGGGCTCATCCCATTGCCGCCCCAGTCCCAcggggagccaccggcgcgcacgagccggtggaggcgacgGTCAGGGCGCGCGACGGAGCCGCGGGTCCGCAACCGCCTTCTgcacacggacgccgccgacgcgcacgagctggtggaggcgaccaagagcggcggcgggcgctggcGAGATCCGAATCAGGCAGGGGCGGGGGTGAGATTCGTAAGAGAGGAGGAGCGATGATGGCtctattgtttttcttttcttttttgggcgGTACGTGTATTTTTTGCGCTTGAGAACCGCGGGAGCCGGGATTAAAAGACGTGTGGGGACAGCGGTGGCAGATTCATAATTTCGATGAAATGACGTACCGTGAcgcccgtaccatcaccaccaactccaatttaatatattggtatataGCCCAGTACACCCGTGCGCCGCCCACACATCGCGTTCGGCCACTGGTCACCGTGCGCCACTGCCCGTCgggagggccaccgatggctcgcACCGACGCGGTCCCTGCTGCCTTGCGCGAGGCCACCACCATCCCGGTctcaggctcatcccatcgccgtccaagtcTCGCAGGGAGCCACCGGCGCACACGAGccgatggaggcggcggtcggggcaCGCGAAGGAGCCGCGGgtccgcagccgccttccgcacacggatgccgccgacgcgcacgagctggtagaggcgaccaagagcggcggcgggcgcaaGCGAGATCCGTATCgggtgggggtgagattcgtaggagCAGAGGAGTGAGGAGGgctctgttgttgttgttttttcttttttgagcggtacgtgttttttctgcgcttgagAACTTCGGGAGCCGGGATTAAAAGGCGTGTGGGGACAGCAGTAGCAGATTCGTAATTTTggtgaagtgacgtaccgTGACGCCCGTAGCATCACCGCCAACTCTAATTTAATATACTGGTATAGATACTCCATGTGCTGGTATGATTCGTTGCTTACGGTTACAAAGATAATGCACACGCCAAATGCAGACATTCAAGGGAGACAGAGTTATTTTATTCCTACTACTCTGTGCTCTGAAAGAATCCGGACATGAAAATGACACTGAGCCTTAACATGCAAGCTACTACTAACACACCGTCATCCCATATGTAACCATCTCACAATGACATAATGACAAAGGAAACTGATCTGCCAAGATTTGAGTTTTCTAtactatttcttttttgtatcTGTTTGAAGCAGACGAACACACAATCTTTCAGTATCTAATCCAGTCAATCAGCTCAGCTTGTTAGGATTTTGAGGCAAAACCTTAGGAGGCTGTGACAGTATAGATGTATTAATAGCTTATTAGGATTTGCTTAACATTTCCTGAAACCAATGAGATCAAAGAGTCAATGCCTGCCTGTAATCTTTGTGGATACCTAGGTCAAGTCAACCCATCACACATGCTGACATAACGCAGCAGCAGGCTTCACACTAACGCGTGGAGGTTAACATATCGATGGCCCAAGTGTAGTAAGATCTTGCCGAATCGTTCTACTTCCCAAGTTGTGTTCTCAATTCATAGCCCTGCTACATATAGACAGCAGGTTACACACGTTCGATGCTCAGCTCAGTCTCTCCTCCCTCTAATTCTGTCCTGGTCACTGCTTCCTCGTAcgcttcttcctctcttggTTTCCAGCTGCTCCATTATGCTATGTTcctgccttttgttttttctggaCTGTGAGTGTACTGTCTGAATGATGTTTGTTTTCGCTTTTTTGACATCTTCATAAAATGATCTCTGTTCTTCGTTATTCTGGGCGGGATCCTTGCTTAGGTTCTAGTGTTCTACAGATCCAATCTTCTCTCAACATGTGCATTTCGATTAGTTTTCAGAAACTTGTGGATTTGTTTTATAATTGTATTGCTTCAGGTTCAGGCTATGACATGTCACCATGTAAAATTTTAGATCCAATCTTGCTGTTTATTTGCCTGTGATATGATTGCTTCAGGCTTTGCTAATTGCTAATTGCAGTAACTTTCCTCTCCCTTAGCTTGTTCTCTGTTTTCAGTTTTTGGTCACACATTGTACTCTCTTAGTCGTTTCTTTTAGACCATCTTGACAATAAATAGCATGatgtgttgttttgttttaaaaatatatatgatatATGGTTGACTTTTGCAGCTTGTAACGAGATGAAAATGGCTTTGCTTGTCATGCTACTCATTCCTCTCTTATCTGCTATACCCTCTCAAGCCCTCCGTGTGAGAGGTCACCGGCTGAAATCAAAGACTTTCCGTTCTCCGGCGATCTTATTGAGCCCTGGATCAGTCTCCAACAAGTACTACTACGACATCGACTTCCCCCGAGGCCACATTGCACTCAAGAGCTTCCGTGCCGAGGTCGTCGATGAGGATGGTGTCCCTGTCCCACTCCATGAGACCTACCTCCACCATTGGATCGCCGAACCATACTATGCTCTCAAGAACAATGGTAGCGGCGCCGATGCGCAAAAGCTcccgacgaggaagaaggTACTGAATGATGGAGTGTGCAATGTGCTTGGCCAGTACTTCGGGCTCGGCTCCGAGACTCGCCACACCGCTACATGGGTCCCTGATCCTTATGGAATAGAGGCCGGAAATCCGGAGAAGGTCCCCAAGGGAGGTTATGAGGAGAAATGGTTCCTCAACGTCCACGCCATCGACACGAGCGGAGTCATTGACAAGCTTAGATGCACCGAGTGCGAGTGCGGCTCTTACAATGTTACCGTCGATGAGGATGGGATCACGATCCCGAAGAACTACACGGGTGGCCTGTTTTGCTGCTATGATCAGACCCAATGTCAGCTCATAGATGGGTTTGGATCCAATTTGCGAGGTGCAAAGAGGAAGCTGTTCTTGCAGTACACCGTGACGTGGCTCGACTGGACCAATGCCAAGGTGGTGCCTGTCAGGATCTACATTTTCGACGCTACTGATACCGCTTTGCTCGATGGAACTTCGCCTGGAGATTCTTGCCAGGTAATGCCAAAGAGAACGTAATTCATACGATCGACAACTATTTCAGATTTGTTTTCTTCCATAGTACTTCAAAAAGCAGAATTTGAAAGCCTCAACTGTTTACTAGGTCAGTTTATGATATATGGTGTTGATTCTGCAGATTGAGTATCAGGTCAAAGAATGCAGCCCAGAAGATCGAGCAACCAATGAGTGCATCCATGCTAAGACGGCCAAAGCGGTCTTACCGCGTGGTGGCGATGTCGTGTTCGGTGTTGCGCACCAGCACTCCGGTGGAAGTGGTTCTTCTTTGCATGATCAGGTAACGTGTaaaggttttgctatttctaagatGACTGGAAAATAATGATTTCTATTTCTAAGGCACCAATGAGGACCGTTCCATTAAACCTCGGAAGTCTTGACATGGAACACTGCTCAAtgagtactccttccgtccataaataagtgacgtgaaattgtatagatttttatatatgcaaattcacgtcacttattttgagacggagggagtacatattttgAAGGTCAATATACATACTGAAACTTTACACAGTTTGAAATATGACCGTTGAGGATGTCTAAATGGTAAAATCACCATACAAAAGAGAGCCTAAACTTGAAACAAATTTAAATTACAGGATGGGCGGCTTCTATGCGAATCGCTTCCGACTTACGGCACGGGAAAGGAGGCAGGAAACGAGGCAGGCTACGTCGTCGGAATGTCGACGTGCTACCCGAAGCCGGGATCTGTCAAGGTCAGCGACGGTGAGGTTCTGACTGTAGTCTCCAACTACAGCAGCTACCGCCGGCACACCGGCGTCATGGGCCTGTTCTACATCCTTGTCGCTGAGCCGCACCGACAATAGAATAATCTCGTTATTTTTTCAGCCTTCATAAGTTAGAATTTATCATGTCTTTATAATAGTTGGGCTATTCTCCTGTTTTGCGGGATGGCGCAAGTCTTAAGGGAGGTGGCGCAATTGTACGATCAAGCCTTGCTCGTTGAATAAAGGAAAGCTGAAAAGCCGGGCAAGTTAACCCGGCGCAAAAACGACTTGTCACTCGTGCCAgctcttcttttattttttgaagcTGCCGAATTGTATGAGTTCATCATAGCAGAAGCCAGAAGGGAAACCAAGCCTCCAGATAATGCTTGACACAAGAAGCTGGCCAGCAGACAATGCATAAATTCAAGGATTGACAGGAAGAGTCACAGAGACAAAGGATAATAAGAATACACGTCAGTTATTTCGGCATGGAAGGAGTATATTCTTACTACTTTGTGCTCTGCAGGTATTCAGACATGAAACTGACACTCAGCAAGCCTGAACATGCAAGCTACTAACAAACCGTCATCCCATATGTAACGACCTCACAATGATGTAATGAGAAAGGGAACTCTGCCAAGTTTTGAGTTTTCTATACACAAGAACAAGCATCAATATCGAATCCAGTCAGCAGAGCCTTATGTATTTGCTTGACATTTCCTGAAACCAATGGGATTAAAGGAAACATCTAATATAATATTTAGATCAATCCTACTTTTTATGAATTTTAAAAATGCATGAACTTTCTCCAGTTTTGAGGCcctgaaaagaaaacaaaataggtGCTGACAGGTAAGCAGTAGGTCATGAGAGGACAGCCAAAAAAATAAGTAGCAATTGACAACAGCATGACAAAGAAAAACAGTGCTTTCATTTACAAAACTGAAAGCTTATTACACTAAATTAGCATGAACTCttccaaagaaaataaaaatgaaaagagaGGCTCAAAGCCATGTTAGGGGAGCTCTCAGGGCAGCCTTTCTTATATATCACAGGAGGAAAGAGGGAGCTGCTCACAAAGGGACCCCCATGTCAGGGAAGATAAAGAGCTATGAGAAAAAGGGGCTTCTTCTAAACTATCTACCATTAGATCAAAATGACACCTAGCAGAGGAACCTAAGAGTCTGTCTGCTCGCATTTCACCGGCGGCTTGGCAGCAAGGACCTTCATCGGGGTGTAGCCGCCATTTTGATCACCGAGACTTCTGGCACCGAGGACCACCATTGAGGTGGAGGCGCCATTCTGGTCACTGAGACTTCTGGCGACGTCCAGATCACTGACGACATCGAAGTTGAGCCTTCCGCTGACTTTCTTCCCGCTGCACAAAATTGCAAATAGTCTGAAGATCAGTATCGGTCTCTATTTGGCAGAGAAAACTTTTCCAAGCTCTTTGTGACTTTTACCTGTTTAGGCGCGTGTTGATTGCCTTGAGGTCCTTGGAAGGGCTCTGAAATGCGTGGGTGCTCTCCCCGACGCACGCATAATAGCTCTTGGAGCTTGGCGAAAGCAAAGTATCCATCTGATAATTGTAAACCACAGTTATCAAAGGACTAGGATAACAATTCAGAGCCACATGATCAGAAAGATGCATAAGAATGTAGAAACTTTGTAAGGCAGAACACATTATCATTGACACACACCTTTGATGACCGTAGAGGGGATACATATACATTGTGAGTAGCAGAAACTTTCTTTGGAGACATGTCAGGAAGGGTTGGAAATCTAGTCAGCCGAGGAGATTCTGGAAAGGGAACTGCTGAAATGAGAAAAGAACACTTCAGAACT includes:
- the LOC100825842 gene encoding uncharacterized protein LOC100825842 isoform X1; this encodes MLCSCLLFFLDSCNEMKMALLVMLLIPLLSAIPSQALRVRGHRLKSKTFRSPAILLSPGSVSNKYYYDIDFPRGHIALKSFRAEVVDEDGVPVPLHETYLHHWIAEPYYALKNNGSGADAQKLPTRKKVLNDGVCNVLGQYFGLGSETRHTATWVPDPYGIEAGNPEKVPKGGYEEKWFLNVHAIDTSGVIDKLRCTECECGSYNVTVDEDGITIPKNYTGGLFCCYDQTQCQLIDGFGSNLRGAKRKLFLQYTVTWLDWTNAKVVPVRIYIFDATDTALLDGTSPGDSCQIEYQVKECSPEDRATNECIHAKTAKAVLPRGGDVVFGVAHQHSGGSGSSLHDQDGRLLCESLPTYGTGKEAGNEAGYVVGMSTCYPKPGSVKVSDGEVLTVVSNYSSYRRHTGVMGLFYILVAEPHRQ
- the LOC100825842 gene encoding uncharacterized protein LOC100825842 isoform X2, with translation MKMALLVMLLIPLLSAIPSQALRVRGHRLKSKTFRSPAILLSPGSVSNKYYYDIDFPRGHIALKSFRAEVVDEDGVPVPLHETYLHHWIAEPYYALKNNGSGADAQKLPTRKKVLNDGVCNVLGQYFGLGSETRHTATWVPDPYGIEAGNPEKVPKGGYEEKWFLNVHAIDTSGVIDKLRCTECECGSYNVTVDEDGITIPKNYTGGLFCCYDQTQCQLIDGFGSNLRGAKRKLFLQYTVTWLDWTNAKVVPVRIYIFDATDTALLDGTSPGDSCQIEYQVKECSPEDRATNECIHAKTAKAVLPRGGDVVFGVAHQHSGGSGSSLHDQDGRLLCESLPTYGTGKEAGNEAGYVVGMSTCYPKPGSVKVSDGEVLTVVSNYSSYRRHTGVMGLFYILVAEPHRQ